Proteins from a single region of Flavobacterium sp. YJ01:
- a CDS encoding efflux RND transporter periplasmic adaptor subunit: MKKQLFLGILAASLIVASCGKNDKSAQAGAAPQIKEYKTVTLQQESATLNSDFPASIQGQQNIEIRPRVEGYIDKIFVDEGAVVKAGQPLFKISAPEYEQQVRTATASIKSAQADVSSAKLAVNKVKPLVEKGIISKYDLESAQYTYESAMASLAQANAALVNAKVNLGYTTVTSPVNGVVGSIPFRLGSLVSSNTTEPLTTVSSIGNVYAYFAMNEKTLLNFTKDSGASLNQKLKSMPAVSLVLSDGSAYDEKGHIETVNGLINTETGTVNVRARFPNSKGIIRSGSSTTVRIPKEVKDGIIIPQSATFELQDKMFAVVLGKDNKTRNANITVLENTAGNYYVVTSGLQAGDEIVLEGVASLKEGTEIKAQKQSAETVYADLK, translated from the coding sequence ATGAAGAAGCAATTATTTTTAGGTATTCTAGCAGCATCACTTATTGTCGCGTCTTGCGGTAAAAATGATAAATCGGCCCAGGCTGGTGCCGCACCACAAATAAAAGAGTATAAGACTGTGACTTTGCAGCAAGAATCGGCTACATTAAATAGTGACTTTCCGGCAAGTATTCAGGGACAGCAAAATATAGAAATCCGACCAAGAGTTGAAGGTTATATCGATAAAATTTTTGTAGACGAAGGTGCCGTTGTAAAAGCAGGTCAACCTTTGTTTAAGATTAGTGCTCCAGAATACGAGCAGCAAGTTCGTACAGCGACTGCAAGCATTAAAAGTGCTCAGGCAGACGTAAGTTCAGCAAAGTTGGCTGTAAACAAAGTAAAACCTTTGGTTGAAAAAGGAATTATCAGTAAATACGATTTAGAATCAGCGCAATATACTTATGAGTCTGCAATGGCTTCTTTAGCACAAGCAAACGCAGCTTTGGTTAATGCTAAAGTTAATTTAGGATATACAACAGTTACAAGTCCAGTAAATGGAGTTGTTGGTTCGATTCCATTTCGTTTAGGAAGTTTGGTAAGTTCTAATACGACTGAACCTTTAACGACAGTTTCTAGTATCGGAAATGTGTATGCTTATTTTGCGATGAACGAAAAGACTTTATTGAATTTTACTAAAGATTCTGGGGCTTCATTAAATCAAAAATTGAAAAGCATGCCAGCAGTTTCTTTAGTTCTTTCAGATGGTTCTGCTTACGATGAAAAAGGTCATATAGAAACCGTAAATGGATTAATTAATACAGAAACTGGAACGGTAAATGTGAGAGCTCGTTTTCCAAACTCAAAAGGAATTATCAGAAGCGGAAGCAGTACAACAGTTAGAATTCCTAAAGAAGTAAAAGACGGAATTATTATTCCTCAAAGCGCAACATTCGAACTTCAAGATAAAATGTTTGCGGTAGTTTTAGGAAAAGACAACAAGACAAGAAATGCCAATATTACAGTGCTTGAAAATACAGCAGGAAACTATTATGTAGTAACAAGCGGTTTACAGGCAGGAGACGAAATAGTTTTAGAAGGAGTAGCTTCTCTAAAAGAAGGAACTGAAATTAAAGCTCAAAAGCAAAGTGCAGAAACAGTATACGCCGATTTAAAATAA
- a CDS encoding efflux RND transporter permease subunit, with product MFKKFIQRPVLSTVISVIIVILGVLGLIELPISQYPDIAPPTVNVAASYTGANADVVLKSIVIPLEEQINGVENMTYMTSTATNDGNASIKIFFKVGTNPDLAAVNVQNRVSRATSLLPVEVTQAGVTVTKSQSSNLLIFSLYSDDKAYDQTFLQNYAKINLVPQIQRVVGVGDVTVFGAKDYSMRIWLKPDVMQQYKLIPSDISAALAEQNIEAAPGKFGENGNQAFQYVIKYKGRLTSAQEFENIVIKSVGNGQMLRLKDVAKVELGSLSYSSTIKTNGVESAAMAISQTPGSNARDVIINSKKLIEEAAKSFPKGMKYTIMVDVNENLDASIEKVIHTLIEAFILVFIVVFIFLQDFRSTLIPAIAVPVAIVGTFFFLNLFGFTINLLTLFAMVLAIGIVVDDAIVVVEAVHAKLDDGYKSAKKATIHAMDEISGAIISITLVMAAVFIPVTFITGSTGVFYKQFGITLAVAIILSAVNALTLSPALCALLLKPHADDHKHKSYLQRFYTSFNVAFDNVTQRYKRSVSFLSVKKWIALASIIIAGLALVYMMKTTPSAFVPSEDQGTVFANISLPPSASMERSDIIAKRVDSIAKTIPGVKNTLRIVGQNFTAGAGSAYSMVIVKLKPWDERDLSVDDVIGQLFAKTSGIREASIFFISPPTIQGFGQSGGFEFQLQDKGGHTTAEFFKVNNEFLAKLAERPEIQYATTPFNPGFPQYMMDINLAKAKDAGVSVNTILSTMQGYYGGLYASNFNKFGKQYRVMVQAAPEFRANTEGLNKIFVRNSAGNMAPITEFVKMTRVFGPESISRFNLFTSISITGAPKPGYSSGDAIKAIQEVAAENLPAGYGYEFSGLTREELASGSETIFIFVLCLVFVYFLLSAQYESYILPFAVLLSIPFGLAGAYLFSIIFKLNSNIYLQISLIMLIGLLAKNGILIVEFALDRRRKGLPVVQAAIEGAVARLRPILMTSFAFILGLVPLMFASGAGAVGNKSIGTGAVGGMLIGTILGVFVIPVLFIIFQNLQEKISGPAKDGYDDDDDDEDEIHLIEAHKE from the coding sequence ATGTTTAAAAAATTTATACAAAGACCCGTACTCTCGACGGTAATATCTGTTATTATCGTCATCTTAGGTGTTTTAGGCCTAATTGAGTTACCGATTTCGCAATATCCAGATATTGCACCGCCAACTGTAAACGTGGCGGCAAGTTATACTGGAGCGAACGCAGACGTAGTATTGAAAAGTATTGTAATTCCGTTGGAAGAGCAGATCAATGGTGTAGAAAACATGACTTACATGACTTCTACAGCAACCAATGACGGAAATGCTTCAATCAAAATTTTCTTTAAAGTAGGAACAAATCCTGATTTGGCAGCGGTAAACGTTCAAAACAGGGTTTCTAGAGCAACGAGTTTATTGCCTGTTGAGGTAACTCAAGCGGGTGTTACGGTGACGAAAAGTCAAAGTAGTAACTTGTTGATTTTCTCTTTATATAGCGATGATAAAGCTTACGATCAGACGTTTCTTCAGAATTACGCTAAGATTAATCTTGTGCCGCAAATCCAGCGTGTTGTTGGAGTAGGAGATGTTACCGTTTTTGGTGCAAAAGATTATTCTATGAGAATCTGGTTGAAACCAGATGTAATGCAGCAATACAAACTGATTCCGAGTGATATTTCGGCAGCTTTAGCAGAACAAAATATAGAAGCAGCGCCAGGTAAATTTGGTGAGAACGGAAATCAAGCTTTTCAATATGTAATTAAATACAAAGGACGTTTAACAAGCGCTCAGGAATTTGAAAATATTGTTATAAAATCGGTTGGAAATGGACAGATGTTGCGTCTTAAAGATGTGGCAAAAGTTGAATTAGGTTCTTTAAGTTATTCTTCAACGATTAAAACAAACGGTGTAGAATCTGCAGCGATGGCCATTAGCCAGACTCCTGGATCGAATGCGCGTGATGTAATTATTAATTCTAAAAAATTAATTGAAGAAGCAGCGAAGAGTTTTCCAAAAGGAATGAAATACACCATTATGGTGGATGTTAACGAAAATCTAGATGCTTCTATTGAGAAAGTTATTCATACTTTGATTGAAGCTTTTATTTTGGTTTTCATCGTAGTGTTTATTTTCCTTCAAGATTTTAGATCAACTTTAATTCCGGCGATTGCGGTTCCAGTTGCAATTGTGGGTACGTTCTTCTTCCTTAATTTATTCGGATTTACAATCAACTTATTAACGCTTTTTGCGATGGTTCTTGCCATTGGTATTGTCGTCGATGATGCGATTGTGGTCGTCGAGGCGGTGCACGCCAAATTGGATGACGGATATAAATCGGCTAAAAAAGCTACCATTCACGCAATGGACGAAATTTCGGGAGCGATTATTTCGATTACTTTGGTAATGGCTGCGGTATTTATTCCGGTAACCTTTATTACGGGATCTACAGGAGTTTTCTACAAACAGTTTGGTATTACATTGGCCGTTGCGATTATTCTTTCTGCGGTAAACGCCTTGACCTTGAGTCCGGCTTTATGTGCGCTTTTATTGAAACCACATGCAGACGATCATAAACATAAAAGTTATTTACAACGTTTTTATACTTCGTTCAACGTTGCGTTTGATAATGTAACACAAAGATATAAGCGTTCGGTAAGTTTTCTTTCTGTGAAAAAATGGATTGCTTTAGCGTCTATCATCATTGCTGGTTTGGCATTAGTTTATATGATGAAAACTACGCCTTCAGCTTTCGTTCCTTCAGAGGATCAAGGAACTGTTTTTGCCAATATTAGTTTACCGCCATCAGCTTCTATGGAGCGTTCGGATATTATTGCAAAAAGAGTTGATAGTATTGCGAAGACTATTCCGGGAGTTAAAAATACACTTCGTATTGTTGGACAAAACTTTACCGCTGGAGCGGGTAGTGCTTACAGTATGGTTATTGTGAAATTGAAACCTTGGGACGAACGTGATCTTAGTGTTGATGACGTAATCGGACAGCTTTTTGCTAAAACAAGCGGAATTCGCGAGGCTAGTATCTTCTTTATTTCGCCACCAACTATTCAAGGTTTTGGACAAAGTGGTGGATTCGAATTCCAATTGCAAGATAAAGGAGGACATACAACGGCTGAATTCTTTAAAGTAAATAATGAATTCTTAGCAAAACTTGCTGAACGTCCAGAAATTCAATACGCGACAACTCCATTTAATCCTGGATTCCCTCAATATATGATGGACATTAATTTAGCGAAAGCGAAAGATGCTGGAGTTTCTGTAAATACGATTCTTTCTACAATGCAAGGATATTATGGTGGATTATATGCTTCGAATTTCAACAAATTCGGAAAACAATATCGTGTAATGGTTCAAGCTGCTCCTGAATTTAGGGCTAACACAGAAGGGCTGAATAAAATCTTCGTTAGAAATAGTGCAGGAAATATGGCGCCAATTACTGAGTTTGTAAAAATGACTAGAGTTTTTGGACCAGAATCGATTTCAAGATTTAACTTATTTACGTCAATTTCGATTACAGGAGCACCAAAACCAGGTTACAGTTCTGGAGATGCAATTAAAGCAATTCAAGAAGTGGCTGCAGAAAATCTTCCAGCGGGTTATGGTTACGAATTTTCTGGATTAACGCGTGAGGAATTAGCTTCTGGAAGTGAAACGATTTTCATTTTCGTATTATGTTTGGTTTTCGTTTACTTCTTGTTAAGTGCACAATACGAAAGTTACATTTTACCATTTGCAGTATTATTATCAATTCCGTTTGGATTAGCGGGAGCCTATTTATTCTCGATTATTTTTAAACTGAATAGCAATATCTACTTACAGATTTCATTAATCATGCTTATCGGACTTCTTGCCAAGAACGGTATTTTGATAGTCGAATTCGCTTTGGATAGAAGGCGTAAAGGCTTGCCAGTCGTACAAGCAGCCATTGAAGGAGCTGTAGCACGTTTACGTCCAATCTTGATGACTTCGTTTGCCTTTATTTTAGGATTAGTTCCGTTGATGTTTGCTTCTGGAGCAGGAGCTGTTGGTAATAAATCGATTGGTACTGGAGCCGTTGGAGGTATGTTAATTGGAACAATCTTGGGAGTTTTCGTAATTCCAGTATTGTTTATCATTTTTCAAAATTTACAAGAAAAAATTAGCGGACCAGCAAAAGACGGTTATGATGATGACGATGACGATGAAGACGAAATTCATTTAATAGAAGCTCACAAAGAGTAA
- a CDS encoding efflux transporter outer membrane subunit, with the protein MTNSSNKYILLVITAALISACSVTKKYERPTDLKTDQLYRDQSSTDSTTIADMPWNTVFKDEKLNALIQKGLDQNLNLKNAIENIVQARASLRQSKLAYYPTLQLDASATHNKQSQAGLNFPPGININTLTTTYKLGASTSWEIDVWGKLSSSKRAALATYLATDAAKQAVQTQLIADIANNYFLLLAYDKQLEITEQTLKTRIENVETIKALKEGAIVTGAAVVQSEANQHAAEVLIPDLKQSIRETENALNILLGQGPAPIDRGVLGTQIIPEKIAIGVPSQLLENRPDVRQAEFNFRVAFESTNLAKTYFYPSLTLTASTGFSNLELKDFFSNSIFYSIIGGLTQPIFNQGLNKMRLTMAQSQQLQAYNNFQQSLLVAGQEVSNALYSYQMAVEKVDSRTKQIAALEKAVDFTEQLLEYSSATNYTDVLTSQQNLLAAQLSGVADNLQKLQAVINLYRALGGGWK; encoded by the coding sequence ATGACGAATAGTTCAAATAAATATATTTTACTGGTAATAACAGCCGCACTTATTAGTGCGTGCTCTGTTACCAAGAAATACGAACGTCCTACTGATTTAAAAACAGATCAATTGTATCGTGATCAGTCTTCTACAGATTCGACCACAATTGCTGATATGCCTTGGAATACTGTTTTTAAAGATGAAAAACTAAATGCTTTAATTCAAAAAGGATTAGATCAAAATCTTAATCTTAAAAATGCGATTGAAAACATTGTACAAGCAAGAGCTTCATTACGTCAAAGTAAATTAGCTTATTACCCAACTTTACAATTGGATGCAAGTGCTACTCACAATAAACAATCTCAGGCGGGACTTAACTTTCCTCCGGGTATCAATATTAATACCTTGACAACAACCTATAAATTAGGAGCAAGTACGTCTTGGGAAATTGATGTTTGGGGAAAACTAAGCAGTTCTAAAAGAGCAGCGTTGGCAACTTATTTAGCAACTGATGCTGCAAAACAAGCAGTTCAAACGCAATTGATTGCAGATATTGCCAATAATTACTTTTTGTTGTTAGCTTACGATAAACAGTTGGAAATTACAGAACAGACTTTAAAAACGCGTATCGAAAATGTTGAAACAATTAAAGCTTTAAAAGAAGGGGCAATTGTAACAGGAGCAGCAGTTGTTCAGAGTGAAGCCAATCAGCATGCAGCAGAGGTTCTTATTCCAGATTTAAAGCAAAGTATTCGAGAAACAGAAAATGCTTTGAATATTTTATTAGGACAAGGTCCAGCACCAATTGATAGAGGTGTTTTGGGAACGCAAATTATTCCTGAAAAGATTGCTATAGGTGTACCTTCACAGTTATTAGAAAATCGTCCAGATGTTCGTCAAGCGGAATTTAATTTCAGAGTCGCTTTTGAATCAACTAATTTGGCTAAAACTTACTTCTATCCAAGTTTGACACTTACAGCAAGTACAGGATTTTCGAATTTAGAGTTGAAAGATTTCTTTAGCAATTCTATTTTCTACTCTATTATAGGCGGATTAACACAGCCAATATTTAATCAAGGACTTAATAAAATGAGATTGACAATGGCTCAGTCACAACAATTGCAAGCCTATAATAATTTTCAACAAAGTCTTTTAGTTGCAGGTCAGGAAGTTTCTAATGCTTTGTATTCGTACCAAATGGCTGTTGAGAAAGTAGATTCGAGAACCAAACAAATTGCAGCTTTGGAAAAAGCAGTCGACTTTACAGAACAGCTTTTAGAGTATAGTTCTGCAACCAATTATACAGATGTATTAACATCTCAACAAAATCTTTTGGCAGCCCAATTAAGTGGAGTAGCCGATAATTTGCAAAAATTACAAGCCGTTATTAATTTGTACCGTGCCTTGGGTGGTGGTTGGAAATAA
- the fucP gene encoding L-fucose:H+ symporter permease encodes MQITNQAGDQHEVPTEGGNQKQYLLPFILVTCLFFLWGMAHNLDSVLIPHLKKACELNNRQSTLIDTSVFFAYFIMAIPAGMLIKRFGYKNSIITGLLVFAAGAFLFVPAANTRTYELFLFALFVIGCGLTILETSANPYAAILGPAESSSKRLNLAASFNGLAAMVAPIVGSLFILSGTNHTPEQMAAMPEAEKAAYLLGEAASVKMPYIVLGSILVLVAIIFYFVQLPSMKATHAEAEIKPGFFSVLKFRHLSWGVIAQFFYVGAQVCITSFFIRIAQQGAGLDEKTAGYYLGIYGFLFMAGRFIGTFFLRFVKDYVLLSIYCVMSVLLCLVAIYGSGIVVIYALGGIGFFMSIMFPTIFSLGIKGLKSNTETGSSWLVMSIVGGAIIPYGMGTLIDMNHDDIQSGYIIPLVCFLIILSFGLFGHKVKTVSE; translated from the coding sequence ATGCAAATTACAAACCAAGCCGGCGATCAACACGAAGTGCCGACAGAAGGCGGAAATCAAAAACAATATCTGCTTCCTTTTATATTAGTTACCTGCCTATTTTTTCTTTGGGGAATGGCTCATAATCTTGATTCTGTCTTGATTCCGCACTTAAAGAAAGCGTGTGAATTAAACAACCGTCAATCTACTTTAATTGATACTTCTGTATTCTTCGCTTATTTTATAATGGCAATTCCTGCGGGAATGTTGATTAAAAGATTTGGTTATAAAAACAGTATCATAACTGGATTACTAGTTTTTGCCGCTGGAGCATTTTTGTTCGTTCCTGCCGCTAATACAAGAACTTACGAATTATTTTTATTCGCTTTATTTGTAATTGGTTGCGGTTTAACCATTTTAGAAACCAGTGCAAACCCATACGCAGCGATTTTAGGACCTGCTGAATCTTCCTCTAAAAGATTGAATTTAGCGGCTTCTTTCAACGGATTGGCTGCAATGGTTGCTCCTATTGTGGGTTCGTTATTTATTCTTTCAGGAACCAATCATACGCCAGAACAAATGGCAGCAATGCCTGAAGCTGAAAAGGCTGCTTATTTATTAGGGGAAGCTGCTTCTGTAAAAATGCCTTACATCGTTTTGGGAAGCATTTTGGTTTTGGTTGCTATTATATTTTACTTCGTACAATTACCTTCAATGAAAGCTACACACGCAGAAGCTGAAATCAAACCTGGGTTTTTCTCTGTTTTAAAATTCAGACATTTAAGCTGGGGAGTTATTGCTCAATTCTTTTATGTTGGTGCGCAAGTTTGCATTACTAGTTTCTTTATCAGAATTGCACAACAAGGCGCAGGATTGGACGAAAAAACAGCTGGATATTATTTAGGTATTTACGGTTTCCTTTTTATGGCAGGACGTTTTATTGGAACTTTCTTTTTACGTTTTGTAAAAGATTATGTTTTATTGTCCATCTACTGCGTAATGAGTGTTTTACTATGTTTAGTAGCTATTTACGGTTCAGGAATTGTGGTTATTTACGCTCTTGGCGGAATTGGGTTCTTCATGTCAATTATGTTTCCAACTATATTTTCTTTAGGAATTAAGGGCTTAAAATCTAATACAGAAACGGGTTCTTCTTGGTTAGTGATGTCGATCGTTGGAGGGGCCATTATTCCGTACGGAATGGGAACTTTAATCGATATGAATCATGATGATATCCAATCTGGATATATTATTCCGTTGGTTTGTTTCTTGATTATTCTTTCTTTTGGTCTTTTTGGACATAAAGTGAAAACAGTATCGGAATAG
- a CDS encoding MaoC/PaaZ C-terminal domain-containing protein, with protein sequence MYFKSTFFEDYQIDDKRVTLGRTITETDFVVHAGHTGDFFPHHMDEEWCKTQPFGQRIAHGTMVFAIGIGLTASEINPEAFSRGYDKMRFVKPVHIGDTIHSEITISEKGEAKNPEMGTVTEHVEIINQRGEVVLVCDHLLLVKKK encoded by the coding sequence ATGTATTTTAAATCGACTTTTTTCGAAGATTACCAAATCGACGACAAACGAGTAACATTAGGCAGAACAATCACAGAAACTGACTTCGTAGTTCATGCCGGACACACAGGAGATTTCTTCCCGCACCACATGGACGAAGAATGGTGCAAAACACAACCATTCGGACAAAGAATTGCACACGGAACAATGGTTTTTGCCATCGGAATTGGATTAACTGCTTCGGAAATAAATCCAGAAGCCTTTTCTAGAGGTTACGACAAAATGCGTTTTGTAAAACCTGTTCATATCGGCGACACTATTCATTCTGAAATCACAATTTCTGAGAAAGGAGAAGCTAAAAATCCAGAAATGGGAACTGTAACAGAACATGTAGAAATCATTAATCAGCGCGGTGAAGTCGTTTTGGTTTGTGATCATTTACTTTTGGTAAAGAAAAAATAA
- a CDS encoding Gfo/Idh/MocA family oxidoreductase: MNIPYKPLLPQTEQPIVIIGASGIVKDAHLPAYEMAGFKVFGITNRTISKAYDLQKQFKIDHVFESVADAVKNAPSNAVYDITVLPDQYIEILEQLPDGAAVLIQKPMGNDLAQAREIVAVCERKNLVAAINFQLRFASFVSAARYLIDQGIIGELYDLEFKVTVNTPWELFPLIKEHPRLEILFHSVHYIDCIRSFLGNPKSVMAKTAKHPLKKLSSSRSTIILDYGEDKHVVINTNHDHHFGPKHEESYIKWEGTKGAVKAKMGLLMNYPDGLPDVFEYALPKKDNENEYEWTEVKLEGSWFPEAFIGAMSNLMRYKEGSDEILSASVQDVLGTMKVVEACYASSKNGGISFDEV, encoded by the coding sequence ATGAATATTCCCTATAAACCTTTACTTCCCCAAACAGAACAGCCCATTGTGATTATTGGAGCGAGCGGTATTGTAAAAGATGCACATCTTCCTGCTTACGAAATGGCTGGTTTTAAAGTTTTTGGTATTACTAACAGAACGATTTCGAAAGCATACGATTTACAGAAACAATTCAAAATAGATCATGTTTTTGAAAGTGTTGCCGATGCAGTAAAAAATGCGCCATCAAACGCTGTTTACGATATTACGGTTTTACCTGATCAATACATAGAAATTCTGGAACAATTGCCAGACGGTGCTGCGGTTTTGATTCAGAAACCAATGGGAAATGATTTAGCTCAAGCACGTGAAATTGTAGCGGTTTGCGAAAGAAAAAATCTTGTCGCTGCCATCAATTTCCAATTGCGTTTTGCTTCATTTGTAAGTGCTGCCAGATATTTAATCGATCAGGGAATTATTGGCGAATTATATGATTTAGAATTTAAAGTTACCGTAAATACACCTTGGGAATTGTTTCCTTTAATAAAAGAACATCCAAGATTGGAAATTCTTTTCCACAGCGTGCATTATATTGACTGCATTCGATCTTTTCTGGGAAATCCGAAAAGTGTTATGGCAAAAACGGCTAAACATCCGCTTAAAAAATTATCATCAAGCAGATCTACGATTATCTTGGATTATGGTGAAGACAAGCATGTTGTAATCAATACGAATCACGATCATCACTTTGGTCCAAAACACGAAGAAAGCTACATTAAATGGGAAGGGACAAAAGGCGCTGTTAAAGCAAAAATGGGCTTGTTAATGAACTATCCTGACGGTCTTCCTGACGTTTTTGAGTACGCTTTACCAAAAAAAGATAATGAAAATGAATACGAATGGACAGAAGTAAAATTAGAAGGTTCTTGGTTTCCTGAAGCTTTTATTGGCGCAATGTCTAATCTGATGCGTTACAAAGAAGGTTCTGACGAAATATTATCTGCAAGTGTTCAAGATGTGTTAGGCACGATGAAAGTTGTAGAAGCTTGTTACGCGAGCAGTAAAAACGGTGGAATTTCCTTTGATGAAGTGTAA
- a CDS encoding extracellular solute-binding protein: protein MEKIRIAVRKFDPFESTLRKLWDAFSLQNNLKIEAEMVALELHDLYETTISDKGLKEGKWDIAHINTDWIFDAANENAVLNLFSLIGENPPENYPFGWHKSLLHLQKLSNGIFGLPFHDGPECLIYRKDLFENETEKENFKKQFGYELSTPKTWQEFSEIATFFNRPEQNLYGAVFANYPDGHNMVFDFCLQLWTRGGSLLNKKNQIDIHNEAAIKALDFYRKMVNDANAVHPKSREFGSVEAGLAFAEGQAAMAINWFGFASMAEVIEESKVKGKIDITSLPSDPGHKTASLNVYWLYTIGSGSKHKKLAYDFLRFATTPESDKLLTTEGGIGCRKSTWKDAEINTLIPFYHKLEMLHENALTLPQTPIWPKVAELIDGAVLKAIETDISSDILLEETQKKIRKLSQGTTLHGSVKN from the coding sequence ATGGAAAAAATTAGAATCGCCGTTCGTAAATTCGATCCTTTCGAAAGTACACTTCGAAAATTATGGGATGCATTTTCACTTCAAAACAATCTAAAAATTGAAGCGGAAATGGTTGCCTTAGAACTTCATGATTTATATGAAACTACCATTTCAGATAAAGGTTTAAAAGAAGGAAAATGGGATATTGCTCATATCAATACCGATTGGATTTTTGATGCTGCAAACGAAAATGCGGTTCTTAATTTATTTTCATTAATTGGAGAAAATCCCCCAGAAAATTATCCTTTTGGATGGCATAAATCGCTGTTGCATTTGCAGAAATTAAGTAATGGCATTTTCGGACTTCCATTTCACGACGGTCCAGAATGTTTAATTTACCGAAAAGATTTATTCGAAAACGAAACAGAAAAGGAGAATTTTAAAAAGCAATTTGGTTACGAACTTTCGACGCCAAAAACGTGGCAGGAATTTTCAGAAATTGCTACATTCTTTAATCGTCCCGAACAAAATTTATATGGTGCTGTTTTTGCCAATTATCCTGACGGACATAATATGGTTTTTGACTTCTGTCTGCAATTATGGACACGCGGAGGTTCTTTATTAAACAAAAAAAATCAGATTGATATTCATAATGAAGCGGCGATAAAAGCATTAGATTTTTATCGAAAAATGGTCAATGATGCAAATGCTGTTCATCCAAAATCGAGAGAATTTGGCTCGGTTGAAGCAGGTTTGGCTTTCGCCGAAGGACAAGCGGCAATGGCTATCAACTGGTTCGGGTTTGCTTCTATGGCGGAAGTAATTGAAGAATCGAAAGTGAAAGGAAAAATTGACATCACTTCTCTTCCATCTGATCCAGGTCATAAGACAGCTTCTTTGAATGTATATTGGTTGTATACCATTGGTTCTGGAAGCAAACATAAAAAACTGGCTTACGATTTTTTACGTTTTGCTACAACGCCCGAAAGCGATAAATTATTAACTACGGAAGGCGGAATCGGATGCCGAAAATCGACTTGGAAAGATGCAGAAATTAATACTTTAATTCCATTTTATCATAAACTGGAAATGCTTCATGAAAATGCATTAACACTTCCTCAAACTCCAATCTGGCCAAAAGTAGCCGAACTTATTGACGGCGCGGTTTTAAAAGCCATTGAAACTGATATTTCATCAGATATACTTTTAGAAGAAACTCAAAAGAAAATAAGAAAACTAAGTCAAGGAACAACATTACACGGCTCTGTCAAAAATTAA